One stretch of Bradyrhizobium canariense DNA includes these proteins:
- a CDS encoding amidohydrolase family protein: protein MAATRIDCDIHPAVGGTRTTLLPYLDDHWKEQVVSRAIDGLDLTSYPPNMPLSGRADWRPAHGKPGCDLAMVQRGAFDQLGASHAICNVLYGAQAVYDPYMAAAFCKAINDWIAAEWLAQDSRLRASIVIPLQAPDLAIEEIERRAGDNRFVSILVLAQGESLLGRRHYWPVWQAAEKYKLPIAIHAGSQYRSAPSSVGWPSYRYEYYMAEAQAFQAQVLSLIYEGVFGKYPGLKVVLMESGVSWLPAFMWRANKTWRGVRVEVPWVEREPAAIIRDHIRVTMQPFDAPPDAAGVADVIEQIGSDKMFLFASDYPHWQFDGDDAIPPHLPAGLVSRMCADNPLETFPRLKLAA from the coding sequence ATGGCGGCCACGCGGATCGATTGCGACATTCATCCCGCGGTGGGCGGAACGCGCACCACGCTGCTGCCTTATCTCGACGATCATTGGAAAGAACAGGTCGTGAGCCGGGCGATCGACGGTCTCGATCTCACGAGCTATCCGCCCAACATGCCGCTGTCTGGCCGAGCCGATTGGCGGCCGGCCCATGGCAAGCCGGGTTGCGACCTCGCGATGGTGCAACGCGGGGCCTTCGACCAGCTCGGCGCCTCGCACGCGATCTGCAATGTGCTTTATGGCGCGCAGGCGGTGTACGATCCCTATATGGCAGCCGCCTTTTGCAAGGCGATCAATGACTGGATCGCGGCCGAATGGCTGGCGCAGGATTCCCGGCTGCGCGCATCGATCGTGATTCCGCTGCAGGCGCCGGATCTCGCGATCGAGGAAATCGAACGCCGCGCTGGCGACAACAGGTTCGTTTCGATCCTGGTGCTGGCGCAAGGCGAGAGTTTGCTTGGTCGGCGGCATTACTGGCCGGTCTGGCAGGCCGCCGAAAAATATAAACTGCCAATCGCCATTCATGCCGGCAGCCAGTATCGGAGCGCGCCGAGTTCGGTCGGCTGGCCGTCCTATCGCTACGAATATTACATGGCCGAAGCGCAGGCGTTTCAGGCGCAGGTGCTCAGCCTGATTTACGAGGGTGTGTTCGGCAAATATCCCGGCCTCAAGGTCGTGCTGATGGAATCAGGTGTGAGCTGGCTGCCGGCCTTCATGTGGCGCGCCAACAAGACCTGGCGCGGCGTCCGTGTCGAGGTGCCCTGGGTCGAACGCGAACCGGCGGCGATCATACGCGACCATATCCGTGTCACCATGCAGCCATTCGATGCTCCGCCCGACGCGGCAGGTGTCGCCGATGTCATCGAGCAGATCGGCTCCGACAAGATGTTCCTGTTTGCGTCCGATTACCCGCATTGGCAATTCGACGGCGATGACGCGAT